One genomic window of Spirochaetae bacterium HGW-Spirochaetae-1 includes the following:
- a CDS encoding DNA repair protein RadC yields the protein MKQFKIIREVTLKYKTGERVREYKMGSPEAVFNFLKDKIGDEAQENMVALYINNKNELQSWALVSRGTISETIVHPREVFKCALLSNASAVIMVHNHPSGHLKPSMEDINATKRINEAGMLLGIPLLDHIIISSEGFYSMRQEAFL from the coding sequence ATGAAACAGTTCAAAATCATCCGCGAAGTTACTCTCAAATACAAGACAGGAGAAAGAGTCCGTGAATACAAAATGGGCTCTCCTGAAGCGGTCTTCAATTTTCTGAAAGATAAAATTGGCGACGAAGCTCAAGAAAACATGGTTGCCCTTTATATTAACAACAAAAATGAGCTTCAAAGCTGGGCGCTTGTATCTCGCGGAACGATATCTGAAACAATCGTTCATCCGAGAGAAGTCTTTAAATGTGCCCTTCTCTCTAATGCCAGCGCCGTGATCATGGTCCACAATCACCCATCAGGGCACCTGAAACCCAGCATGGAAGATATTAACGCTACAAAGAGGATCAACGAAGCCGGGATGCTTCTTGGAATTCCGCTTCTCGATCATATAATCATCAGCAGCGAGGGCTTTTACTCGATGAGACAAGAAGCCTTTCTGTAG
- a CDS encoding CopG family transcriptional regulator gives MKARLQEIADSENRSLTNYIETVLKDKIVRYEAEKKKK, from the coding sequence ATGAAGGCCAGGCTCCAGGAGATCGCCGACAGCGAAAACCGGAGCCTGACGAACTATATCGAGACGGTGCTGAAAGACAAGATTGTCAGGTATGAGGCTGAGAAGAAAAAGAAATAA
- a CDS encoding toxin-antitoxin system, toxin component, Bro family protein, which produces MNALQIFNYENKEVRTVMVDDELFFVAKDVCDVLGIDDVRQAVERIDCDDKLTGKIYHSGQNREMWIINESGLYSLILRSNKPEARRFKKWVTSEVLPSIRKTGSYSITGDTRKLMALALIEADKIIKEQAPKVEAFDTFMDADNALDMATVAGLFGLGRNNFMKMLRVAHILKKDNTPYVDYLHHFKPVLKSITKGDIIENVPVTLFRPSGVEYVMRRFNLQLVKQPLLSFDKKEKSNQQEACQ; this is translated from the coding sequence ATGAACGCACTACAAATATTTAACTACGAGAATAAAGAAGTCCGTACGGTGATGGTCGACGACGAGTTGTTTTTTGTGGCGAAGGATGTATGCGACGTGCTGGGAATAGATGATGTGAGGCAGGCGGTTGAGCGTATTGATTGTGATGATAAGCTGACTGGTAAAATATACCACTCAGGTCAGAATCGTGAGATGTGGATCATCAATGAATCCGGGTTGTATTCTCTCATTCTGCGATCCAATAAGCCCGAAGCCCGCCGGTTCAAAAAATGGGTCACATCGGAGGTTCTCCCGTCCATCCGCAAAACCGGCTCCTATTCAATTACCGGTGACACTCGAAAACTCATGGCCCTGGCACTCATCGAGGCTGACAAAATCATCAAAGAGCAGGCTCCAAAGGTCGAGGCGTTCGACACATTTATGGATGCCGATAATGCCCTGGATATGGCTACCGTTGCCGGGTTGTTTGGTCTCGGTCGTAATAACTTCATGAAAATGCTGCGGGTCGCTCATATACTCAAAAAAGACAACACTCCATATGTTGATTATCTGCACCATTTCAAGCCAGTGTTAAAGTCTATCACCAAGGGCGACATTATCGAAAACGTGCCTGTGACTCTGTTCAGGCCGTCCGGCGTGGAGTATGTAATGAGGCGTTTCAACCTGCAATTAGTCAAACAGCCGCTTTTGTCCTTCGACAAGAAAGAAAAATCCAATCAACAGGAGGCCTGTCAATGA
- a CDS encoding single-stranded DNA-binding protein yields MARDLNRTILIGNLVKDPEAGFTPNGSPLTNFTIASNDEWGTGDQKQEHVSYFDIVAWGKVGEVVAKYCKKGSKVSIEAKLKQERWQNSDGKTWSRIVITAETVQFLTPKKDDFENNIPV; encoded by the coding sequence ATGGCAAGAGACCTTAACAGAACAATTCTCATCGGCAATCTCGTGAAAGACCCGGAGGCCGGTTTCACGCCGAACGGCTCCCCGCTGACCAATTTCACGATTGCCAGCAATGACGAGTGGGGGACCGGCGATCAAAAACAGGAGCACGTTTCATATTTTGATATCGTTGCATGGGGCAAGGTCGGTGAGGTAGTGGCGAAATACTGCAAAAAGGGCTCAAAGGTCAGCATCGAGGCGAAGCTCAAACAGGAACGCTGGCAGAATAGTGACGGAAAAACCTGGTCGAGGATTGTGATCACGGCCGAAACGGTGCAATTTTTAACACCAAAAAAAGACGACTTCGAAAACAATATTCCGGTTTAA